One Trichocoleus sp. genomic region harbors:
- the ctaD gene encoding cytochrome c oxidase subunit I — translation MTNAEIPITANLPAREAAHHSGSERRWQDYFTFNPDHKVIGIQYLVTSFIFYLIGGVMADVMRTELATPASDLVNPELYNNLLTLHGTIMIFLWIVPAGAGLGNYLIPLMIGARDMAFPKLNALAFWMIPIGGIMLVGSLLIEAPQAGWTSYPPLSLVSGKVGEGIWIFSLLILGTSSILGGINFLTTILRMRVPSMGLNDMPVFCWSMLATSALILLSTPVLAGALILLAFDLLVGTAFFNPSGGGDPIVYQHMFWFYSHPAVYIMILPLFGAISDIIPVHSRKPLFGYRAVAYSSLAISFLGLIVWAHHMFTSGTPAWLRMFFMITTMVIAVPTGIKIFSWLATMWGGKLELNSALLFAMGFVGMFVIGGISGVMVASVPFDIHVHDTYFIVAHLHYVLFGGSVFGIYSAIYHWFPKMTGKMLNENLGRIHFILTLIGMNLTFMPMHKLGMMGMNRRIAMYDPRFTSLNQVSTVGAYILAVSTIPFIINAIWCWWKGRPAGDNPWRALTLEWQTTSPPAIENFEVLPVLTHGPYDYGVDPSVDNRDNEPPLTSPELQPNKSPLS, via the coding sequence ATGACAAACGCAGAAATCCCCATCACTGCAAATCTGCCTGCAAGAGAAGCTGCCCATCATTCTGGATCGGAGCGGCGCTGGCAGGATTACTTTACGTTTAACCCTGATCACAAAGTGATTGGGATTCAGTATCTCGTCACCTCCTTCATCTTCTACCTGATTGGTGGTGTGATGGCAGACGTGATGCGAACTGAACTGGCGACCCCTGCTTCGGATCTGGTCAACCCCGAACTCTACAACAACCTGCTGACGCTGCACGGCACGATCATGATCTTCCTGTGGATTGTGCCAGCCGGAGCCGGGCTTGGAAACTACCTGATCCCGCTGATGATTGGGGCGCGAGATATGGCGTTTCCCAAATTGAATGCGCTCGCCTTTTGGATGATCCCGATCGGCGGCATTATGCTGGTCGGCAGTCTCTTGATTGAAGCACCTCAAGCAGGCTGGACTTCTTATCCGCCACTCAGTCTTGTTAGCGGCAAAGTGGGTGAGGGAATCTGGATCTTTAGTCTCCTCATCTTAGGAACCTCCTCGATTCTGGGCGGCATCAACTTCCTCACCACCATTTTGCGAATGCGTGTGCCGAGCATGGGGCTGAATGATATGCCCGTGTTTTGCTGGTCGATGCTGGCAACCTCCGCGCTGATCCTGCTCTCGACTCCGGTGTTAGCGGGTGCGCTGATTCTGCTGGCGTTTGATTTGCTGGTCGGTACAGCATTCTTTAACCCCAGTGGTGGGGGTGACCCGATCGTCTATCAACACATGTTCTGGTTTTATTCCCATCCGGCGGTCTACATTATGATCCTGCCGCTGTTTGGGGCAATCTCAGACATTATTCCGGTTCATTCTCGTAAGCCGTTGTTTGGCTATCGGGCAGTGGCTTACTCCAGTCTGGCAATCTCCTTTTTAGGGTTGATTGTTTGGGCACACCATATGTTTACCAGTGGAACTCCAGCATGGCTGCGGATGTTCTTCATGATCACAACAATGGTGATTGCGGTACCAACGGGTATCAAAATCTTTAGCTGGTTGGCAACGATGTGGGGCGGCAAGCTGGAACTCAACAGTGCTTTGCTGTTTGCGATGGGCTTTGTCGGCATGTTCGTGATTGGTGGCATCAGCGGTGTGATGGTGGCATCTGTACCGTTTGATATTCACGTTCACGATACTTATTTCATCGTGGCGCACCTGCACTATGTCTTGTTTGGCGGCAGCGTCTTTGGCATCTATTCGGCTATCTATCACTGGTTCCCGAAGATGACCGGAAAGATGCTGAATGAGAACCTCGGACGGATTCACTTCATCCTGACGCTAATCGGCATGAACCTTACCTTTATGCCCATGCACAAGCTTGGCATGATGGGAATGAACCGCCGCATCGCTATGTATGATCCCCGCTTTACGTCGCTGAATCAGGTTTCAACGGTGGGCGCATACATTTTGGCAGTTTCTACTATTCCCTTCATCATTAATGCGATCTGGTGCTGGTGGAAAGGTCGGCCTGCGGGTGACAATCCCTGGAGAGCGTTGACGCTGGAATGGCAGACGACTTCGCCTCCGGCGATCGAAAACTTTGAGGTGCTGCCGGTTCTGACACATGGTCCTTATGATTATGGGGTTGATCCAAGCGTTGATAACCGCGACAACGAACCGCCGCTCACCTCACCTGAACTACAACCCAATAAGTCGCCGCTGTCCTAA
- a CDS encoding cytochrome c oxidase subunit II has translation MNIPNSILTMLAGIVLTLVSIWYGQNHGLLPVEASADAALVDGLFNTMMTVGMGIFLLVEGVIIISAFRFRRKKDDLTDGPPIAGNIPLEIVWTAIPVVIVLFISVYSFDVYRNLGGFDPDAADQSPVVQVAMMPGESATNLIDSNKSSKPHSAHHMHMALGIGADSAVSNRQPDITVDVMGLQYAWIFTYPDSGVTSGELHLPINQDVKLNINAQDVLHAFWLPEFRLKQDAIPGQLAELRFTPSREGEYPIVCAELCGPYHGAMGAKLYVQSQTDFDQWLQSQVTAQAETNQTVAVNPTDRTNLDRLAPVAEQIGITAETLKQLHSPSQPTAS, from the coding sequence GTGAATATCCCGAATAGTATCCTAACGATGCTGGCTGGCATTGTGCTAACCCTTGTAAGCATCTGGTACGGACAAAATCATGGACTATTGCCTGTAGAAGCGTCGGCTGATGCTGCTCTGGTAGATGGGCTGTTTAACACAATGATGACGGTCGGCATGGGAATCTTCCTACTGGTAGAAGGCGTCATTATTATTAGTGCCTTCCGGTTCCGTCGCAAAAAAGACGACCTCACGGATGGACCGCCAATTGCCGGAAACATTCCCTTGGAAATCGTCTGGACGGCAATCCCTGTCGTCATTGTGCTGTTTATCAGCGTCTACAGCTTTGATGTCTATCGCAATTTAGGGGGATTTGACCCTGACGCAGCCGATCAATCTCCAGTGGTTCAGGTCGCGATGATGCCTGGAGAGAGTGCCACAAATCTGATCGACTCGAACAAGAGTTCTAAGCCGCACTCTGCTCACCACATGCACATGGCACTTGGAATTGGCGCAGACTCTGCGGTTTCCAATCGACAGCCTGATATCACTGTAGATGTGATGGGGCTGCAATATGCCTGGATTTTCACCTACCCCGACAGTGGTGTGACCTCAGGTGAACTGCATCTGCCGATCAATCAGGATGTCAAGCTCAACATCAATGCTCAAGACGTTCTACACGCTTTCTGGCTGCCTGAGTTTCGGCTGAAGCAAGACGCAATCCCCGGACAGCTTGCCGAACTGCGGTTTACGCCCAGTCGTGAAGGTGAATATCCGATCGTCTGTGCGGAGCTTTGTGGTCCTTATCATGGTGCTATGGGCGCGAAGCTATATGTGCAGAGTCAAACAGACTTTGATCAGTGGCTGCAATCTCAGGTGACTGCTCAAGCTGAGACAAATCAAACGGTAGCTGTTAACCCGACCGATCGCACCAATCTCGATCGTCTGGCTCCCGTTGCTGAGCAAATTGGCATTACTGCTGAAACCTTGAAGCAGCTTCATTCACCTTCCCAACCGACGGCATCTTGA